The sequence AGAAATGCAGATTATGAATATGGGGAACTACGCCCATGGCAACCAGCCTATCCAACACATGATCTATCTGTATAATTATGCCAAGCAACCTTGGAAAACCCAGAGCAAAGTACGCGAAGTATTGACCAAACTCTATACCCCTGCCCCAGATGGCTATTGTGGTGATGAGGACAATGGACAAACATCCGCTTGGTACGTGTTCAGCGCTCTGGGTTTTTATCCTGTTGCTCCGGCCACAAACCAGTACGTAATTGGGAGTCCGCTTTTTAGTGAGGCCAAATTGCACCTTCAAAATGGAAATACATTTACAATTACGGCAGATGGTAATGGAAAAGACAATCCATTTATCCAAAGTGCAAGCCTAAATAGCCAAAGTTTCAATAAGACTTGGATTGCTACGGAAACTATTCAAAAAGGAGGCAACTTACATTTTGAGATGACTGCCGAACCAAATAAAAATTGGGCGGTTTCAGATGATTCCTTACCCTACTCGTTAACCAACCATATTGATTAATACATTGAAATTCAAACTCTTAATATCTATAATCCTTGTTTTTAGTGGACTTGCCTCCGCACAGACTCAAAATATTGAATTAGACAATCGTTTGGATTGGTTCAAAAAAGCCAAATTGGGCATATTCATACATTGGGGCTATTATGGTGTAAATGGCGTTACTGAATCTTGGTCCATGTACCATAAAAAAATATCATACCAAGATTATATGCAACAAGGTGAAAAGTTCACTGCCAATAAATACAATCCAGAGGAATGGGCAGAACTATTCAAAAAAATAGGTGCTCAATATGTAGTAATGACCACAAAGCATCATGATGGTGTGGCTTTATGGGATACCAAGCTAAGTCATCTTAATATGATTGAAAAAACACCAGCCAAAAGAGATTTAGTAGCACCCTACGCAAAGGCATTAAGAAAAAATGGTCTTAAAGTGGGATTGTATTACTCACTTTGTGATTGGTCTCATCCAGATTATGATGTGGTCTTCCCAAGACCAAATACTAAGAAAGATTATCCTCAGAAAGGCCAAAAGAAAATGGATTCTTGGGAAAGGTTTGTTCTTTTCTATCAGGGACAACTGAAGGAGTTAAGTTCACAGTTTAACCCGGACTTGTATTGGTTTGATGGTGATTGGGAAAAATCTGAAGAACAGTGGCATTCAAAAGCTTTAAAGGATTCCCTTTTGAGTTGGAATCCAAACGTCATTGTAAACTCAAGGTTAAATCAATATGGTGATTACAAAACTCCTGAACAGGGGGTGCCTGTGGTCAGGCCAGAAGGTCCATGGGAGTTTTGTATGACTATGAACGATAATTGGGGGTACTACCCTTCCGATACCAATTACAAACCTGCTTCTCAAATTATCAGAACTTTTGTAGAAGTGATTTCTAAGGGAGGGAATTTGTTGCTTAACATTGGACCAAAACCAGATGGTACAATTGCCACAGAACAAAAAGAATTGTTAGAAACTCTAGGGGATTGGATTAACAAGCATAGATCTGCAGTTTTCGAAACCACTGCCGGACTTCCATACGGACATTTTTATGGTCCAACGCTGACATCCAAAGACCGAAAAAAAATATACCTCTGTTTGTTCGATGACCCAAAGAACTATATCCAACTAACGGGAATTCAAAATAAGGTTGCTGGAATAAAAGTATTGGGAAGTAACGAAGAATTAGCCTTTACAAGAAATGGAGGCGCAGCTTGGAACAACATACCGGTTATTTTACGCATTAATATTCCAAAAGATGAGAATCTGAATAAATACGTTTCCATTATTGAGGTTTCTTTGGAAGATGAATTGAAACTGTATCGCGGTCATGGAAATGCCGTTGAGCTTAATGACTAACTTGTTAAATACAGAAATAATTGTCTAATCATGAGACTTAAGATTACATTACTTTTTTGCTTGTTGTTTGGAACAACTTTTTCCCAGAAAGCTCCGGTTGAGTATGTAAACCCATTTATAGGCACTTCTAATTTTGGAACTACAAATCCAGGGCCTATTGCCGTTAGGGGAATGGCAAACGTTTCCCCATTTAATGTAGCTGGGGCCCAAAATCTTCCGCTGGAAAAAGATAGTCGTTGGTTATCTACACCTTATGTGAATGAGAATACTTTTTTAACGGGGTTCAGTCATATAAACTTGAGCGGTGTTGGTTGTCCAGAGCTAGGTGTTGTTATCGCTATGCCCACCACCGGAGCTATTAAAACCAACCATTTAGAATATGGAACCATGTACTCCAATGAAATATCCAAAGTTGGCTACTATTCAAACACTTTGGATAAGTATAACATTAAAGTTGAGGCAACCGCCACAACTAGAACAGGAATAAGCAAATATTCTTTCCCAGCAGGTAAATCAAACATATTATTGAACTTGGGATTGGGACTTACCAACGAGCAAGGGGCCCAAGTAAAAGTGGTTTCACCAACCGAGATAGAAGGAATCCGTTCCGTTGGATCCTTCTGTTACTATAAACCTGAAGAAGCCTATCCCATATATTTTGTGGCAAAATTCTCCAAGGTCGCCAAAGAATTCGGGGTTTGGAAAAAACCCACAACATACAGAGGGGCAGAAGCCGAGTGGATGGAATACAATGGAAAATCCCGACTGATGAAAGGATACTCTAAGGAAGTTGTCGGTGATAGCATTGGCGCCTATATGCAATATGATTTTGCGGTACCGACTCAAGTTGAAATGAAAGTTGGCGTTTCATATGTCAGTATTGAAAATGCTCGTGAAAACCTAGAAAAAGAAACACAAGGAAGAACATTTGATGAAATATTGATATCTGCAAAAAATGAATGGAATCAATATCTCTCTAAAATAGAAGTTGAAGGTGGTTCTGATGAAGACAAGACAATTTTTTACACAGCGCTTTATCATACATTGATACATCCAAGTACCCTAAATGATTTTAATGGAGAATACCCCAAAATGATAACACGTGAAACCCTAAAAACAGAGGGCACTCGCTATACTGTTTTTTCACTTTGGGACACGTATAGGAATTTACACCAATTAATGAGTTTGGTATATCCCAAACAACAATCCAATATGGTTAAAAGCATGTTGCAGATTTACAATGAATCTGGTTGGTTACCCAAATGGGAGTTAAATGCCACCGAAACGACAACCATGGTAGGTGACCCTGCTGGTATTGTAATTGCTGATTCCTATTTACGTGGAATTAGGGATTTTAATGTTGAAAAAGCATATGAAGCCATGCTTAAAAGCGCCGACCAGTTAGAAGCAAATCCCCTTAGGCCAGGAATACAGGATTACATTGAAAAAGGATACTTGACCACAAAAACAACCAATAGCGGTTCTGTCTCCACTACTCAAGAATACAACATTACCGATTTTGCCATTGCCCAATTGGCAAAGGAATTGGACAAAAAAGAGGACTACAAGCGTTTTTCAAAACGATTCATATCTTATCGTAAATTATTTGATTCTGAATTCAATTTGTTACGGCCTAAAAACCATGATGGCAGTTGGCTGTCACCATACAATCCAGAAACTGGAGCCAATTTTGAAAAAAATGTTGGATTCATAGAAGGTAATGCATGGCAATATACCTTTATGGTTCCCCATGACATTAAAGGTTTGATGAAATTAATGGGGGGTGCTAAAGCATTTACAAACAAGTTGCAAGATGTTTTTGACAGAAACCAGTTTGATATGGCAAATGAGCCTGACATTGCTTACCCTTATTTATTCAATTATGCTAAGGGACAAGAATGGCGCACTCAAAAAAAAGTTTCAGAATTGCTGAAAACCTATTTCAAGAATACACCCGATGGTCTTCCCGGAAATGATGATACCGGTACCATGAGTGCCTGGGCAGTATTTTCAATGATGGGCATGTATCCAGTAAGTCCAGCCAATCCTATATATGCGCTAACCTCTCCAAAATTTGATAAAATCATAATACATCTTGACCCGACATATTATCCAAAGGACAAAGTGATAATCACTTCCCAAACTCGAAAGGACAACGGAAAAATCTCAGAAATTTTAATTGACGGAAAAAAGCAAAATGGTTTTTTCATCTCACATGAAAACTTGACAAAGGCCAGTAAAATTGAATTTGTTTTGGAGTAAAAAAAATGTTGTTCAGCTCTATTAAAATCAAATACAGTCGATTTTATTAGAAAAATCCAAAACGATTTAAAAAAAGATTCAACCGGAAAAGACCATTTTTAA is a genomic window of Flagellimonas sp. CMM7 containing:
- a CDS encoding GH92 family glycosyl hydrolase, whose product is MRLKITLLFCLLFGTTFSQKAPVEYVNPFIGTSNFGTTNPGPIAVRGMANVSPFNVAGAQNLPLEKDSRWLSTPYVNENTFLTGFSHINLSGVGCPELGVVIAMPTTGAIKTNHLEYGTMYSNEISKVGYYSNTLDKYNIKVEATATTRTGISKYSFPAGKSNILLNLGLGLTNEQGAQVKVVSPTEIEGIRSVGSFCYYKPEEAYPIYFVAKFSKVAKEFGVWKKPTTYRGAEAEWMEYNGKSRLMKGYSKEVVGDSIGAYMQYDFAVPTQVEMKVGVSYVSIENARENLEKETQGRTFDEILISAKNEWNQYLSKIEVEGGSDEDKTIFYTALYHTLIHPSTLNDFNGEYPKMITRETLKTEGTRYTVFSLWDTYRNLHQLMSLVYPKQQSNMVKSMLQIYNESGWLPKWELNATETTTMVGDPAGIVIADSYLRGIRDFNVEKAYEAMLKSADQLEANPLRPGIQDYIEKGYLTTKTTNSGSVSTTQEYNITDFAIAQLAKELDKKEDYKRFSKRFISYRKLFDSEFNLLRPKNHDGSWLSPYNPETGANFEKNVGFIEGNAWQYTFMVPHDIKGLMKLMGGAKAFTNKLQDVFDRNQFDMANEPDIAYPYLFNYAKGQEWRTQKKVSELLKTYFKNTPDGLPGNDDTGTMSAWAVFSMMGMYPVSPANPIYALTSPKFDKIIIHLDPTYYPKDKVIITSQTRKDNGKISEILIDGKKQNGFFISHENLTKASKIEFVLE
- a CDS encoding alpha-L-fucosidase, yielding MKFKLLISIILVFSGLASAQTQNIELDNRLDWFKKAKLGIFIHWGYYGVNGVTESWSMYHKKISYQDYMQQGEKFTANKYNPEEWAELFKKIGAQYVVMTTKHHDGVALWDTKLSHLNMIEKTPAKRDLVAPYAKALRKNGLKVGLYYSLCDWSHPDYDVVFPRPNTKKDYPQKGQKKMDSWERFVLFYQGQLKELSSQFNPDLYWFDGDWEKSEEQWHSKALKDSLLSWNPNVIVNSRLNQYGDYKTPEQGVPVVRPEGPWEFCMTMNDNWGYYPSDTNYKPASQIIRTFVEVISKGGNLLLNIGPKPDGTIATEQKELLETLGDWINKHRSAVFETTAGLPYGHFYGPTLTSKDRKKIYLCLFDDPKNYIQLTGIQNKVAGIKVLGSNEELAFTRNGGAAWNNIPVILRINIPKDENLNKYVSIIEVSLEDELKLYRGHGNAVELND